Proteins encoded by one window of Panicum virgatum strain AP13 chromosome 7N, P.virgatum_v5, whole genome shotgun sequence:
- the LOC120683876 gene encoding brassinosteroid-responsive RING protein 1-like — protein sequence MTFPLVSYCDAVPRPVAALFKLLHAAAMTFVLILCFLGLYEFPYNPEDHAPLINGRRRPPRDAPAPEAVKQRLPPVEFLELSLARPLTVVASSSPGEPPTCRVCLEGLEATDEVRRLGNCAHAFHTRCIDRWIDLGEVTCPLCRSHLLPRRRAGRLLGRPRFG from the coding sequence atgaCCTTCCCGCTGGTGAGCTACTGCGACGCGGTGCCGCGCCCGGTGGCCGCGCTGTTCAAGCTCCTCCACGCCGCGGCGATGACGTTCGTGCTGATCCTCTGCTTCCTCGGCCTCTACGAGTTCCCCTACAACCCGGAGGACCACGCGCCGCTCATcaacggccggcgccgcccgccgcgggaTGCCCCTGCGCCGGAGGCCGTGAAGCAGCGCCTCCCGCCCGTCGAGTTCCTGGAGCTGAGCCTTGCGCGGCCGCTGACGGTCGTGGCTTCTTCGTCGCCGGGGGAGCCGCCGACGTGCCGGGTGTGCCTGGAGGGGCTGGAGGCGACGGACGAGGTGCGGCGGCTGGGCAACTGCGCCCACGCGTTCCACACGCGCTGCATCGACCGCTGGATCGACCTGGGCGAGGTGACGTGCCCGCTGTGCCGCTCCCACCTGCtgccgcgccggcgcgccggccgcctaCTCGGCCGGCCGCGGTTCGGCTAG
- the LOC120680488 gene encoding probable E3 ubiquitin-protein ligase ATL44, which translates to MMSASDPCSDHSYELPLRRNLLLLRDLLDVLRFVAGVLLDRIGVVSCQRGGVQLPRQTWGGEHADDDAAAERFLEATLRRVRISSPPVTTGGAARYRRRRAGGNRRGAEDGGEGAAVCAICLAGLEEAGAGCQEVAELGACSHAFHAACIDAWAGTGAAATCPLCRAPMSPTPWEDDGQSALAQHTQ; encoded by the coding sequence ATGATGTCAGCGAGCGACCCCTGCTCGGACCACAGCTACGAGCTCCCGCTGCGACGGAACCTCCTGCTCCTGCGCgacctcctcgacgtcctccGCTTCGTCGCCGGGGTGCTCCTCGACCGCATCGGCGTCGTGTCGTGCCAGCGCGGCGGGGTGCAGCTTCCCCGGCAGACCTGGGGCGGAGAGcacgccgacgacgacgcggccgCGGAGCGCTTCCTCGAGGCGACGCTGCGGCGGGTGCGCATCAGCTCGCCGCCAGTGACGaccggcggggcggcgaggtacaggcggcggcgggcgggcggcaacAGGCGGGgcgcggaggacggcggcgagggcgcggccgTCTGCGCGATCTGCTTGGCGGGGCTGGAGGAAGCGGGAGCTGGGTGCCAGGAGGTCGCGGAGCTGGGCGCCTGCTCGCACGCGTTCCACGCCGCGTGCATAGACGCCtgggccggcaccggcgcggcggccacctGCCCGCTGTGCCGCGCGCCCATGTCGCCCACGCCGTGGGAGGACGACGGCCAGAGCGCGCTTGCTCAACACACCCAGTGA